Proteins encoded within one genomic window of Trichoderma asperellum chromosome 2, complete sequence:
- a CDS encoding uncharacterized protein (EggNog:ENOG41~CAZy:CE10~MEROPS:MER0047634) — protein sequence MNRLNTTSVSLAVTPTVVTTLFAHYINKKSLKEHPTTHLSYDEGLHLIRSFLEYASHHTVEEIQGFTSQWVPHPQWVKLETVTIPDEHLGRAAELIEEELGPDGIRQVGGRKWWHWRGPKGPMEAEWIEMRSDANERKKKNEPLRRVMLYVHGGAYYFGSVDEHRYQMQRHARKLKARVLAPRYRLAPQYPFPCGLQDCIATYLYLLSIQDPTTIILAGDSAGGGMVLTMLCLLRDQGIPLPAGGILISPWGDLTHSFPSVAGDAPLDYIPQSGFHHKPSKAWPPPNDDDEKMIKAEVEKRKKGDKKKNAPPTAELEQKRQAPVAPLSDGDVNIQFDSGGIHAETEKFLTVTIDGELVTIKDQIQMYTKNSLLAHPLVSPVMQPTLGGLPPLLITVGGGEILRDEQIYLAHKCANPAKYAPADEVLTEHGRRLLAKYKPTYVQLQVWDDLCHVAPTLSFTSPAKYMFRSIAQFGAWALARAQNRDIEIMDDDDISVITSSGSDTEAGRDEQEGSQERQPKNETMPTEVGRAGDPLPAFKNHMIRQRIARNGTILPLPLEEELPGCTMKPSEIGVIKEGPVKKWLETKHLYDNRYASAKAKTHKKLIKEMIAGYKDFGADEHPPPSALAGRIPMDAELRAGKRRRSFGLAIWSLWGSKHDEQTVEREQRANHEPEMMAVTPNETNGAPLHSEKPGHSRRPSRQRIVRDEHQTSNEEINDETPVAQLIAKRREQEAAHDGLLSPDYSPETGVAGKRPFLDGIALPFSIKNDAETASMITLNSAMTPGSRAMSPEPAMQFASVPDPKGDLFDEKCPSTNGLVDKNEDELAEVQRPGVETFVTAQEDLPQVKIET from the exons ATGAACAGGCTCAACACGACTTCCGTATCATTGGCTGTGACGCCAACAGTAGTGACGACCTTGTTTGCACAC TACATTAACAAAAAGAGCTTGAAAGAGCACCCTACCACACATCTGTCGTACGATGAGGGACTGCATCTAATTCGATCGTTCCTCGAATATGCCTCTCATCACACTGTCGAAGAGATCCAGGGATTCACATCACAATGGGTTCCGCATCCGCAATGGGTTAAGCTCGAAACTGTTACAATTCCCGACGAACACCTCGGCCGAGCAGCAGAATTGatcgaagaagagctgggaCCCGATGGCATCCGTCAAGTAGGCGGTAGGAAGTGGTGGCATTGGCGAGGACCGAAAGGCCCCATGGAAGCCGAGTGGATTGAGATGCGTTCGGATGCTAATgagcgcaagaagaagaatgaaccGCTGCGCCGTGTGATGCTTTACGTGCATGGAGGCGCCTATTATTTCGGGAGCGTCGATGAGCACCGATATCAAATGCAACGTCACGCGAGAAAGCTAAAGGCTCGAGTCCTTGCTCCGCGGTACCGACTGGCCCCTCAATATCCATTCCCGTGTGGCCTTCAGGATTGTATAGCGACTTACCTGTATCTCCTGTCGATCCAAGACCCCACCACGATCATACTGGCTGGAGACTCGGCAGGCGGCGGCATGGTTTTGACCATGTTGTGCCTTCTTCGAGATCAAGGCATTCCACTGCCTGCTGGAGGCATCCTTATTAGTCCATGGGGTGACTTGACTCACTCATTCCCCAGTGTCGCTGGTGATGCGCCGTTAGACTACATACCCCAATCGGGATTCCACCATAAGCCATCAAAGGCCTGGCCACCACCaaatgatgacgacgaaaagATGATTAAAGCGGAGGTAGAAAAGCGAAAGAAGGGcgataaaaagaagaatgcaCCGCCTACAGCTGAGCTAGAGCAGAAACGGCAGGCTCCCGTAGCTCCGCTGAGCGATGGAGATGTTAATATTCAATTTGACAGTGGCGGTATCCATGCTGAGACGGAAAAGTTTCTAACTGTTACAATTGATGGAGAACTGGTTACCATAAAGGACCAGATTCAG ATGTATACAAAAAATTCCCTTCTGGCACATCCGCTGGTGAGCCCCGTCATGCAACCAACGCTTGGTGGGCTACCGCCTCTGCTGATTACAGTCGGTGGCGGCGAGATCCTTCGTGATGAGCAGATTTATCTCGCGCATAAGTGCGCCAATCCGGCAAAATATGCACCCGCGGACGAGGTCTTGACGGAACATGGAAGAAGGCTACTTGCCAAATACAAACCCACCTATGTGCAGCTTCAAGTATGGGACGACCTGTGCCACGTTGCCCCAACTCTGAGCTTCACTAGCCCTGCCAAGTACATGTTTAGATCCATTGCGCAGTTCGGTGCTTGGGCCTTAGCCCGTGCGCAGAATAGAGACATTGAGATtatggatgacgatgacatTTCCGTTATTACGAGCTCTGGCTCTGACACGGAAGCTGGGCGAGACGAACAAGAAGGGAGCCAAGAAAGGCAACCAAAGAATGAAACCATGCCCACTGAAgttggaagagctggagacccCCTTCCGGCGTTTAAGAATCACATGATTAGGCAGCGAATAGCTCGCAATGGCACCATtttgcctctccctctcgaAGAAGAGCTCCCAGGCTGTACAATGAAGCCTAGTGAGATTGGAGTTATTAAAGAAGGCCCTGTTAAGAAGTGGCTAGAAACTAAACACTTATACGACAACAGGTATGCTAGCGCAAAAGCCAAAACACACAAAAAGCTCATCAAAGAGATGATTGCTGGGTATAAAGACTTTGGCGCAGATGAACATCCGCCTCCCAGTGCCTTGGCCGGACGAATACCTATGGATGCTGAGCTGCGGGCAggcaagagaaggagaagctttGGCTTGGCCATATGGTCGCTTTGGGGATCAAAGCATGACGAGCAGACCGTggaaagagagcaaagagcCAACCACGAGCCTGAGATGATGGCTGTCACTCCAAATGAGACCAATGGTGCGCCGTTGCATTCTGAAAAGCCGGGACATAGCCGAAGACCCTCTCGCCAGCGGATTGTGCGAGATGAGCACCAAACTAGCAATGAGGAGATTAACGACGAAACCCCTGTAGCGCAGCTGATCGCTAAGCGCCGAGAGCAGGAGGCTGCTCACGATGGCCTTCTTAGCCCGGACTATTCCCCTGAAACCGGCGTGGCTGGGAAAAGGCCGTTCCTTGACGGGATTGCTTTGCCGTTCAGCATAAAGAACGACGCAGAAACGGCAAGCATGATTACACTGAACTCGGCTATGACTCCTGGCTCGCGAGCTATGAGCCCAGAGCCGGCAATGCAGTTCGCTAGCGTACCAGACCCAAAAGGAGATTTGTTCGATGAGAAATGTCCATCTACAAATGGGCTGGTTGACAAGAATGAGGATGAGCTGGCCGAGGTGCAGCGTCCTGGAGTAGAGACTTTTGTTACGGCGCAAGAAGACTTGCCACAGGTAAAGATAGAGACTTGA
- a CDS encoding uncharacterized protein (BUSCO:EOG092D49G9), whose translation MASTDATELPPAATRQSNFEQAVACALHLWPALTLAVQNNWGGPDSSDKRDWFAGAVVDLFSEFTDAQPGETTKATNAADEPDMEDVETVLLQVMIDEFEVNIDDDSGLEVARSIVKARSQCAIGDFNDEVKTLNERFANRKGNKVDQMFKKAEDQDQDTDWESGDSDEDDGDNGGDVEMDEAPPLVPVRKEKPAPEVDEDGFTMVTKKKR comes from the exons aTGGCATCTACAGACGCGACAGAGCTGCCGCCGGCTG CAACCCGGCAGTCCAACTTCGAACAAGCCGTCGCATGCGCCCTACACCTATGGCCGGCCCTGACCCTCGCGGTGCAGAATAACTGGGGAGGACCTGACTCTTCAGACAAACGGGATTGGTTTGCTGGTGCCGTTGTCGATCTTTTTTCTGAATTTACCGATGCGCAGCCCGGCGAGACCACCAAGGCCACCAATGCCGCTGACGAACCGGACATGGAAGACGTCGAGACAGTGCTGTTGCAAGTGATGATCGACGAGTTCGAGGTCAACATCGACGATGATTCTGGTTTGGAAGTTGCCAGATCCATTGTCAAAGCGAGATCACAGTGCGCCATCGGCGACTTTAACGATGAGGTCAAGACTCTGAACGAACGATTCGCGAATCGGAAGGGCAACAAGGTGGATCAAATGTTTAAGAAAGCCGAGGATCAGGACCAGGATACAGACTGGGAGTCTGGAGAcagcgacgaggacgatggaGACAACGGAGGTGATGTGGAAATGGACGAGGCACCACCACTGGTGCCTGTCCGTAAGGAAAAGCCTGCCCCGGAAGTCGACGAGGATGGCTTTACCATGGTcaccaagaaaaagaggtAG
- a CDS encoding uncharacterized protein (EggNog:ENOG41~BUSCO:EOG092D3XA6), with translation MDLAYDHIQEEAYTKNTEESGESSKQDQSQNSLNNDIQEAYKAISASPWGAKIGGFFGNVIKQGESVYTQASKEFAEVGEDAQKGFTSLRETIVNRTRSLSLTTIIPDMSAGNDAEESQRTPTNTTAPATGDGSSAQESETVLTRLRTEASKRLKDLQRAEDAADEALLKFGSNIRDFLRDAISVAPPDESAESSQVMFESKDAQGKRVIHTSRFDAQLHVIHTSTESFTKDPSALEYEQWTEGFDIDKKTEDISGDLAKYPELRATMEKLVPDQIPYADFWKRYYFLRHGIETAESRRRDLLKAASAEDEVAWDDDDSEEEEDDSEEDEESEKPAPTKKSIANVKGKKPASVASSTTIQPPKPDESRKSNDEKSEAETDASYDVVGAASGKTSQLPTQTPNSPKDPKKKGKSEDSDEEDDSDEDSEGEDSDEDWE, from the exons ATGGATCTCGCATACGACCATATCCAGGAAGAAGCCTATACTAAGAATACCGAAGAGTCGGGGGAAAGCTCGAAGCAGGACCAGTCGCAAAATTCTCTGAACAATGACATCCAGGAAGCTTACAAGGCCATATCTGCAAGCCCATGGGGTGCCAAGATTGGAGGATTCTTTGGAAATGTGATTAAACAG GGCGAATCGGTCTACACCCAAGCTTCAAAGGAGTTTGCAGAGGTCGGCGAAGATGCGCAGAAGGGATTTACTAGTCTGCGAGAAACTATCGTCAATAGAActcgttctctctctctgaccACCATCATCCCCGACATGTCTGCTGGCAATGACGCCGAAGAAAGCCAGAGGACACCGACTAACACAACGGCTCCGGCGACTGGGGATGGCTCCTCTGCACAAGAGTCCGAAACTGTGCTTACGCGACTAAGGACCGAGGCTTCAAAGCGCTTGAAGGATCTTCAACGCgctgaagatgctgcagACGAAGCTTTGCTTAAATTTGGAAGCAACATCCGAGATTTTCTGCGAGATGCGATTAGCGTTGCACCTCCAGATGAGTCGGCCGAAAGTAGCCAAGTCATGTTTGAGAGCAAGGATGCCCAGGGAAAGCGGGTGATTCACACTTCGAGATTCGACGCACAGCTTCATGTTATCCACACATCGACAGAGAGCTTTACCAAAGATCCATCTGCCTTGGAATACGAACAGTGGACTGAGGGTTTTGATATTGATAAAAAGACGGAGGACATCAGCGGCGACTTGGCAAAATACCCCGAGCTGCGCGCAACTATGGAGAAGCTCGTCCCCGACCAGATTCCTTACGCCGACTTCTGGAAGAGATATTACTTCCTTCGTCACGGCATTGAGACAGCTGAATCTAGACGAAGGGATCTCCTCAAAG CTGCATCCGCTGAAGACGAAGTAGCCTGGGATGACGACGAttcagaggaagaggaagatgattcggaagaagacgaagaatctGAGAAGCCTGCCCCCACCAAGAAGTCGATTGCCAATGTCAAGGGAAAGAAGCCCGCGTCTGTGGCTTCATCGACCACAATCCAGCCGCCGAAGCCTGATGAGTCGAGGAAATCTAACGATGAAAAATCCGAAGCTGAAACCGACGCTAGCTATGATGTTGTCGGCGCGGCCTCAGGAAAGACGAGCCAGCTACCAACCCAGACACCAAATAGCCCCAAAGACCCCaagaaaaaggggaagaGCGAAGATagtgacgaggaggatgacaGCGACGAGGATAGCGAGGGCGAAGACAGTGACGAAGACTGGGAATAA